In the genome of Saprospira sp. CCB-QB6, one region contains:
- a CDS encoding DUF4836 family protein, with translation MKKTILFLFICLAQFSWAQNSKLLQYIEQDALYTIVLRPQNLEKKADWSQIQEYPAIKEFSRGIGPVLGADDQSFFKDLFQNPQKLGLDLSQNSYLVIDSELNDDYGSEIKAKLIAPMADIQKFEATCQALFKEEDLAQKSQKDGYNWLQANGFSMAWNKEVLLLFVSTPENFFAEESKEINAMKQFDMFMHTINVNSGESIANLKSFNEWEKTARDMGAWLNYERYLNISMQNMDEIQQAFGREAAQFMRELTPLLISMYGDFYAGMDLSLEKGQILAESKFYGNQDYIQLYSDISNSKANTKVLNYLDGQNTIFYSYMHFSPEGTYEGLKKLAHKKAGPQGEIVDRLFKFMEIFIDEKASFNFLKGDFFIAYNGLSMQKYIDKDYVYNEESDNYEMVEREVEEPLPNFVVGASYGNKKDILNLIEIVEILGFATKIKTNKYEISLPKSPKFYLVLDGNLLLFGSDKDRLINGKKYKKMDSKHKKYLLEDIQTIFFSPEHALALVERINTLKPNAFTERELKEIKRFSKGLKDMSVHTYKVKPNDPYIRQEMIWELENKEENALNTFFLFINELYLSTQKGM, from the coding sequence ATGAAAAAAACTATCCTTTTTCTCTTTATCTGTTTGGCTCAATTTAGCTGGGCCCAAAACAGTAAGCTCCTGCAATATATTGAGCAGGATGCCCTCTATACTATCGTTTTGCGTCCTCAAAATTTAGAAAAGAAAGCTGATTGGAGCCAAATCCAAGAGTATCCCGCAATCAAAGAATTTTCTAGAGGAATTGGCCCAGTGCTAGGTGCAGATGATCAAAGCTTCTTTAAGGACCTTTTCCAAAACCCCCAAAAGCTAGGACTAGACCTTAGCCAAAACAGCTATTTGGTAATCGATAGTGAGCTGAATGATGATTATGGTTCAGAAATCAAAGCGAAATTAATCGCTCCCATGGCCGATATCCAAAAGTTTGAAGCTACTTGCCAAGCCCTTTTTAAGGAAGAAGATCTGGCCCAAAAAAGCCAGAAAGATGGCTATAACTGGCTGCAAGCAAATGGATTTAGTATGGCCTGGAACAAAGAGGTCTTGCTGCTCTTTGTTTCTACTCCCGAAAATTTCTTTGCCGAAGAAAGTAAGGAGATAAACGCTATGAAACAGTTTGATATGTTTATGCACACTATTAATGTAAATAGCGGGGAAAGCATCGCCAACCTCAAATCATTTAATGAATGGGAAAAAACCGCTCGCGATATGGGCGCTTGGCTCAACTATGAGCGTTATCTAAACATCTCTATGCAAAATATGGATGAAATACAACAAGCTTTTGGTCGAGAAGCCGCTCAGTTTATGCGCGAACTGACCCCACTCTTGATTAGTATGTATGGCGACTTTTATGCAGGGATGGATCTCTCTCTAGAAAAAGGCCAAATCCTAGCCGAATCTAAATTTTATGGCAATCAGGATTATATTCAACTCTATAGCGATATCTCGAATAGCAAAGCCAATACAAAAGTCCTCAATTACCTCGATGGCCAAAATACAATCTTTTATAGCTATATGCACTTTAGCCCAGAAGGCACTTATGAAGGCCTAAAAAAACTGGCCCATAAGAAAGCAGGTCCTCAAGGCGAAATCGTTGATCGCCTCTTTAAGTTTATGGAGATTTTTATTGATGAAAAAGCAAGCTTCAATTTCCTAAAAGGAGACTTCTTCATCGCCTATAATGGCCTCTCGATGCAAAAGTATATCGATAAGGATTATGTCTACAACGAAGAGAGCGACAATTACGAAATGGTTGAAAGAGAAGTGGAAGAACCCCTCCCCAATTTTGTAGTGGGCGCTTCTTATGGCAACAAAAAAGATATTCTCAACCTAATCGAAATTGTAGAGATTCTAGGCTTTGCCACTAAAATCAAAACCAATAAGTACGAAATTAGCCTGCCCAAAAGCCCTAAGTTCTATTTGGTCCTAGATGGCAATCTGCTCCTCTTTGGTAGCGATAAAGATCGCCTCATTAATGGCAAAAAGTATAAGAAGATGGACAGCAAGCACAAAAAGTACTTGCTCGAAGATATCCAAACTATTTTCTTCTCGCCCGAACATGCACTAGCCTTGGTCGAGCGCATCAATACGCTAAAGCCTAATGCTTTTACTGAACGCGAACTCAAGGAAATAAAGCGCTTTAGTAAAGGCCTTAAAGATATGAGCGTACATACCTATAAGGTTAAACCCAATGATCCTTATATCCGCCAAGAAATGATCTGGGAACTCGAAAACAAAGAAGAAAATGCCCTAAATACCTTTTTCCTCTTTATCAATGAGCTATATCTCTCTACCCAAAAAGGAATGTAA
- a CDS encoding class I SAM-dependent methyltransferase, with product MSFRWKIAQAAEIRWWQNYLAKQQPKDYLAWKKNYWRNFLQELQADFPLQLKGPILDAGAGPAGIFCLLQEDYPLTALDPLFPQYAAKLPHFEPAQYPNTQFVHQALEDFVQPAQFSTIFCLNAINHVQNWTLCLQNLIRSLAPGGQLILSTDVHRHPWLYPIFKALPGDILHPQQHQLQHYLQALQAFSPSFLDHKRLKREAIFDYELFFFQKED from the coding sequence ATGAGCTTTCGCTGGAAAATTGCGCAGGCGGCCGAAATCCGCTGGTGGCAAAATTATTTGGCTAAGCAGCAACCCAAAGATTATCTGGCTTGGAAAAAAAACTACTGGAGAAATTTCCTCCAAGAGCTCCAAGCCGATTTTCCGCTGCAACTAAAAGGCCCTATCCTAGATGCTGGCGCCGGGCCCGCAGGCATATTCTGCCTGTTGCAAGAGGATTACCCCCTCACCGCCCTCGATCCACTCTTTCCTCAATATGCCGCCAAATTGCCGCATTTTGAGCCCGCCCAATATCCCAATACCCAGTTTGTCCACCAAGCGCTAGAGGATTTTGTGCAACCCGCCCAATTTTCTACCATTTTTTGCCTCAATGCAATCAATCATGTCCAAAATTGGACGCTCTGCCTGCAAAATCTTATCCGCTCTCTGGCCCCCGGTGGCCAATTGATTTTGTCTACGGATGTTCATCGCCACCCCTGGCTCTATCCCATTTTTAAAGCCTTGCCCGGCGATATCCTTCACCCACAACAACATCAACTGCAGCATTATTTGCAAGCCCTTCAGGCCTTTTCTCCCAGCTTTCTGGACCATAAACGCCTGAAACGAGAAGCCATTTTTGATTACGAACTCTTCTTTTTTCAAAAAGAAGACTAA